The following proteins are encoded in a genomic region of Deinococcus arcticus:
- a CDS encoding carbohydrate ABC transporter permease, giving the protein MTSTPVRAAPVVARPRRSLRGWRRLPLWLLVGLVCFGSVVPFYLMFVWASHPGSEVFAFPPHLWFGSALDDNFRSLLQITDGKALRHFWNSLYIALVATVTTLFFCSLAGYAFAMYRFRGQRVLFAFILATMLIPPLVMDIPSFLVMNNVLGWVGEPRALWVPGMANAFGIFLMRQYIASALPRELIEAARIDGATEFGIYRKVVLPLIRPILATLGVVTFVGAWNNFKGALIMKLSEPDTLTLPLSLRRLGGGATNANVDWGAIMMLVVITVIPLVIVFLVASRQVISGLTSGAVKD; this is encoded by the coding sequence GTGACGAGTACCCCTGTGCGCGCCGCGCCCGTGGTGGCCCGCCCCCGGCGGTCCCTGCGCGGCTGGCGCCGCCTGCCCCTGTGGCTGCTGGTGGGGCTGGTGTGTTTTGGGTCGGTGGTGCCCTTTTACCTGATGTTCGTGTGGGCCTCGCACCCGGGCTCGGAAGTGTTTGCCTTTCCGCCGCACCTGTGGTTCGGCTCGGCCCTGGACGACAACTTCCGCAGCCTGCTGCAGATCACCGACGGCAAGGCGCTGCGGCACTTCTGGAATTCGCTGTACATCGCGCTGGTGGCCACTGTTACCACCCTTTTCTTCTGCTCGCTGGCGGGCTACGCCTTTGCCATGTACCGCTTCCGGGGCCAGCGGGTGCTGTTCGCCTTCATTCTGGCGACCATGCTGATTCCGCCGCTGGTCATGGATATTCCCAGCTTTCTGGTCATGAACAACGTGCTGGGCTGGGTGGGCGAGCCGCGCGCCCTGTGGGTGCCGGGCATGGCGAACGCCTTCGGCATCTTCCTGATGCGCCAGTACATCGCCTCGGCCCTGCCGCGCGAACTGATTGAAGCCGCGCGCATCGATGGGGCCACCGAATTCGGCATCTACCGCAAGGTCGTGTTGCCCCTGATCCGGCCCATTCTGGCCACCCTGGGCGTGGTGACGTTCGTGGGCGCCTGGAACAACTTCAAGGGCGCGCTGATCATGAAGCTCAGTGAACCCGACACCCTGACCCTGCCGCTGAGTCTGCGCCGGCTGGGCGGCGGCGCCACCAACGCCAACGTGGACTGGGGCGCAATCATGATGCTTGTCGTGATCACCGTGATTCCGCTGGTGATCGTGTTTCTCGTCGCCAGCCGTCAGGTCATCAGCGGCCTGACCAGCGGGGCGGTCAAGGACTGA
- a CDS encoding GGDEF domain-containing protein, protein MAARPATLSRTAFEDAFHALRGAPLTLAVLDLDHFKTLNDTLGHSEGDRVLRNVERLLSGSLPSGSVVGRIGGDEYAVILPETAAETALILFDEVIRHFHIHRDPQWPRSLGLSVGLAARPAHATSYDDLKRAADEAMIRAKREGRARACIYVESKMVLKSNYYPKSQLERLSKLSGALGRTEASLLREAMDDLIERYRGEL, encoded by the coding sequence ATGGCTGCCCGCCCCGCTACCCTGAGCCGCACCGCCTTTGAAGACGCCTTTCACGCCCTGCGCGGCGCGCCGCTGACCCTGGCGGTGCTGGACCTGGACCACTTCAAGACCCTGAACGACACCCTGGGCCACAGTGAGGGCGACCGCGTGCTGCGCAATGTGGAGCGCCTGCTGTCCGGCAGCCTGCCCAGCGGCAGTGTGGTGGGCCGGATTGGCGGCGACGAGTACGCCGTGATTCTGCCCGAAACAGCCGCCGAAACAGCCCTGATTCTCTTTGACGAGGTGATCAGGCACTTTCACATTCACCGCGACCCGCAGTGGCCCCGCAGCCTGGGTCTGAGCGTGGGGCTGGCGGCCCGGCCCGCCCACGCCACGAGCTACGACGACCTGAAGCGCGCCGCCGACGAGGCGATGATCCGCGCCAAGCGTGAGGGCCGGGCGCGCGCCTGCATCTATGTGGAAAGCAAGATGGTGCTGAAAAGCAACTACTACCCCAAGAGCCAGCTTGAACGCCTGTCCAAACTCTCGGGCGCCCTGGGCCGCACCGAGGCCAGCCTGCTGCGCGAAGCCATGGACGACCTGATCGAGCGCTACCGGGGAGAGCTGTGA
- a CDS encoding glycoside hydrolase family 3 protein, whose product MAVAACRGVRRGLALALLSAGLGSASATWLAPAAAEARARALLPRLSLEEKIGQVTMAHMFRFTEGGRSAPLSGTAAQTFGTLKPGSVLNGGGDTPQPNTPRGWADFLSALDAVGRQSGPQNIPAVFGTDAVHGVNNVPAATLFPHNIGLGAAFSPALTREVAQATARDLRALNAAWTFAPVADVGRDPRWGRFYETFGEAPWLVADHVAAAVEGLQGEGVAATLKHFAGYGLAPLGLDRGNAELSARTLHETVLPPFQAGIRAGALSVMANSGSVNGVPAHASRSLLTEVLRGQLGFSGLLVSDWNDIDRLVGTYRTHADLVQATAASVNAGLDVYMVPNTVEAYAAALKEAVTTGLVSPARLDEATVRVLTFKARLGLLDGPLAGSGSVGDHRALAEKAAAASFTLLENPRGVLPLKAGRVLVTGPAQDSAAIQLGGWSVNWQGVGRGNVKDVPRVSTLAVALKASAPAGITVSALPEHKRPGLLAAAKQADTVVVALGEPPAAEWEANNPGLSLPAEQLALLRDLIGTGKPVVAVLMVGRPIVFPPELHAELAGLVMAYLPGTEGGAALANALYGRAGFPGRLPFTWPDTAAQAGLSADRPPEGAGKAPQPLYPLGHGLDYTTSAAREVTAAAGPGSVTLSAELINSGERAGTVTFVVRAALPASGALQAVARPVAALQAALKAGETRRVAVTIPNERLHTWVGDAFGAVRPELRPGTYAFTVDDSRAELTLP is encoded by the coding sequence GTGGCCGTTGCTGCCTGCCGGGGGGTACGGCGGGGCCTTGCCCTGGCCCTGCTGAGCGCCGGCCTGGGTTCTGCCTCGGCAACGTGGCTGGCCCCGGCCGCCGCCGAGGCCCGGGCCCGCGCCCTGCTGCCCCGCCTGAGCCTGGAGGAGAAGATCGGGCAGGTCACCATGGCGCACATGTTCCGCTTCACCGAGGGGGGCCGCAGCGCGCCCCTGAGTGGCACCGCCGCCCAGACGTTCGGCACCCTGAAGCCCGGCAGCGTGCTGAACGGGGGCGGCGACACGCCGCAGCCCAACACGCCGCGCGGCTGGGCCGACTTTCTGAGCGCCCTGGACGCGGTGGGCCGCCAGAGCGGGCCCCAGAACATCCCGGCGGTGTTCGGGACCGACGCGGTGCATGGCGTGAACAACGTGCCCGCCGCCACGCTGTTTCCACACAACATCGGCCTGGGCGCGGCGTTCAGCCCGGCCCTGACGCGCGAGGTGGCACAGGCCACCGCCCGCGACCTGCGTGCCCTGAACGCGGCCTGGACCTTTGCGCCGGTGGCCGACGTGGGCCGCGACCCCCGCTGGGGCCGCTTCTACGAGACCTTTGGCGAGGCGCCGTGGCTGGTGGCGGACCATGTGGCGGCGGCCGTGGAGGGCCTGCAGGGCGAGGGAGTGGCCGCCACCCTGAAGCACTTTGCAGGCTACGGACTGGCCCCTCTGGGCCTGGACCGGGGCAACGCTGAACTGAGTGCGCGCACCCTGCACGAAACGGTGCTGCCCCCTTTCCAGGCCGGCATCCGCGCCGGGGCCCTGAGCGTGATGGCGAACAGCGGCAGCGTGAACGGCGTTCCGGCCCACGCCTCCAGGAGCCTGCTGACCGAGGTCCTGCGCGGGCAGCTGGGCTTTTCCGGGCTGCTGGTCAGCGACTGGAACGACATTGACCGTCTGGTGGGCACCTACCGCACCCACGCGGACCTCGTGCAAGCCACCGCCGCCAGCGTGAATGCCGGGCTGGACGTGTACATGGTGCCCAACACGGTAGAGGCGTATGCGGCGGCCCTGAAGGAAGCAGTCACCACAGGATTGGTGAGCCCGGCCCGGCTGGATGAGGCCACTGTGCGCGTGCTGACCTTTAAAGCGCGCCTGGGGCTGCTGGATGGGCCACTGGCCGGCAGCGGCTCTGTGGGAGACCACCGCGCCCTGGCGGAAAAGGCAGCGGCGGCCAGCTTCACCCTGCTGGAGAACCCACGCGGCGTGCTGCCCCTGAAAGCCGGGCGGGTGCTGGTCACCGGCCCCGCCCAGGACAGCGCCGCCATTCAGCTGGGCGGCTGGAGCGTGAACTGGCAGGGCGTAGGCCGGGGGAACGTGAAGGACGTGCCCCGGGTAAGCACCCTGGCCGTCGCGTTGAAAGCCAGTGCCCCAGCAGGTATCACGGTCAGCGCCCTGCCAGAGCACAAACGGCCGGGGCTGCTGGCCGCCGCGAAACAGGCCGATACGGTGGTGGTGGCGCTGGGTGAGCCGCCCGCCGCCGAGTGGGAAGCGAACAATCCGGGCCTGAGCCTGCCGGCCGAACAACTGGCGCTGCTGCGCGACCTGATCGGCACTGGCAAGCCCGTGGTGGCGGTCCTGATGGTCGGGCGGCCCATCGTCTTCCCCCCCGAACTGCACGCCGAACTGGCCGGACTGGTGATGGCCTACCTGCCGGGCACGGAAGGCGGCGCCGCCCTGGCCAACGCGCTGTACGGCCGCGCGGGCTTTCCCGGCCGCCTGCCCTTCACGTGGCCGGACACCGCCGCGCAGGCGGGATTGAGCGCCGACCGACCACCGGAAGGAGCGGGCAAGGCGCCGCAGCCGCTGTACCCGCTGGGCCACGGCCTGGACTACACGACCTCGGCGGCGCGGGAGGTCACGGCTGCGGCCGGGCCGGGCAGCGTGACCCTCAGTGCCGAGCTGATCAACAGCGGCGAGCGCGCCGGCACCGTGACCTTCGTGGTGCGCGCGGCGCTGCCGGCCAGTGGAGCCCTTCAGGCGGTGGCCCGGCCGGTAGCGGCGCTGCAGGCGGCCCTGAAGGCCGGCGAAACTCGGCGCGTGGCCGTGACCATTCCGAACGAGCGCCTGCACACCTGGGTGGGCGACGCCTTTGGGGCGGTGCGGCCCGAACTCCGGCCGGGCACCTACGCCTTTACCGTGGACGACAGCCGGGCCGAGCTGACCCTGCCGTAA
- a CDS encoding carbohydrate ABC transporter permease: MSYRLPARPRARFSYTRWQQRFAPYLFVSPFFILFLVFALFPLLFSLYLAFHLWSPLDGLGNWKFVGFENFALALGAQDLFWQTLKNTVWIGLLAGVPQHLVALPLAFVIHQSLRRYQSTLSTILFLPYITNAVAIAIVFATLYSERLGLLNYARGAFGLDPVRWLGDPGMVPYSVAAVVFWRYLGWNVVLYLSGLQAISEDVYEAATVDGAGRWQQFWYITLPLLRPMMFYAFTLTIVGNMQLFEEPFMLLNDGGGSGGAGLTTAMHIFNTAFRDLDLGYASAMSWLLFLAIFALSMVNNLLFSRGGER; this comes from the coding sequence ATGTCATACCGCCTGCCCGCCCGGCCCCGCGCCCGCTTCAGTTACACCCGCTGGCAGCAGCGCTTCGCGCCCTACCTGTTTGTCAGCCCGTTTTTCATCCTGTTTCTGGTGTTCGCGCTGTTTCCGCTGCTGTTCAGCCTGTACCTGGCGTTTCATCTGTGGAGTCCCCTGGACGGCCTGGGCAACTGGAAGTTCGTGGGCTTCGAGAACTTTGCGCTGGCCCTGGGGGCCCAGGACCTGTTCTGGCAGACCCTGAAGAACACGGTGTGGATTGGCCTGCTGGCCGGCGTGCCGCAGCATCTGGTGGCGCTGCCGCTGGCCTTTGTCATTCACCAGAGCCTGCGCCGGTACCAGAGCACACTCAGCACCATCCTGTTTCTGCCGTACATCACCAACGCCGTGGCCATTGCCATCGTGTTTGCCACGCTGTATTCCGAACGGCTGGGGCTGCTGAACTACGCGCGGGGCGCCTTTGGCCTGGACCCGGTGCGCTGGCTGGGCGACCCCGGCATGGTGCCGTACTCGGTGGCGGCAGTGGTGTTCTGGCGCTACCTGGGCTGGAACGTGGTGCTGTACCTCTCGGGGCTGCAGGCCATCAGCGAGGACGTGTACGAGGCCGCCACCGTGGACGGCGCAGGACGCTGGCAGCAGTTCTGGTACATCACCCTGCCCCTGCTGCGGCCCATGATGTTCTACGCCTTCACCCTCACCATCGTGGGCAACATGCAGCTGTTCGAGGAACCATTCATGCTGCTCAATGACGGCGGCGGCAGCGGCGGCGCGGGCCTGACCACAGCCATGCACATCTTCAACACGGCCTTCCGCGACCTGGATCTGGGCTACGCCTCGGCCATGAGCTGGCTGCTGTTCCTGGCGATTTTTGCCCTGAGCATGGTGAACAACCTGCTGTTTTCACGCGGAGGTGAGCGGTGA
- a CDS encoding histidine phosphatase family protein, with protein MTHLHLILLRHGRSRADDEGVHEGRYDSPLSAQGQAQAHALAAYWQAHPPDLDRVYCSTLARAHETAQIVAGGLGVPLTPTDLLREWDNGPLAGMKRDEALVRYPIPAFRHDLDALTTDGGESQAAIRARALTALELIWQSGGERVLVVTHGGFGNSLLRELLGMSGGWFAFGDTAFATLRLSRTSHTALITGINLTPHLAGQER; from the coding sequence GTGACCCATCTCCACCTGATCCTGCTGCGCCACGGCCGCAGCCGTGCAGACGACGAAGGCGTGCACGAAGGCCGCTACGATTCGCCGCTGAGTGCACAGGGACAGGCGCAGGCCCACGCACTGGCGGCGTACTGGCAGGCGCACCCGCCGGACTTGGACCGCGTGTACTGCTCTACCCTGGCGCGGGCCCACGAAACGGCGCAGATCGTAGCAGGAGGGCTGGGCGTGCCCCTGACCCCGACGGACCTCCTTCGTGAATGGGACAACGGCCCCCTGGCGGGCATGAAGCGCGACGAGGCATTGGTCCGCTACCCCATACCGGCCTTCCGGCACGACCTGGATGCCCTGACCACGGACGGCGGCGAGAGTCAGGCGGCCATTCGCGCCCGCGCCCTGACGGCACTGGAGCTGATCTGGCAGAGCGGGGGTGAGCGTGTGCTGGTGGTGACGCACGGCGGCTTTGGCAACTCGCTGCTGCGGGAACTGCTGGGGATGTCGGGCGGCTGGTTTGCCTTTGGCGACACGGCATTTGCCACCCTGCGCCTCAGCCGGACGAGCCACACGGCACTCATCACAGGCATCAACCTCACGCCGCATCTGGCCGGGCAAGAGCGCTGA
- a CDS encoding GH1 family beta-glucosidase produces the protein MSNRTPDPLRFPARLTWGVATSSYQIEGAAREDGRGPSIWDTFCAAPGKVRGGNTGDVACDHYHRLDKDLDLIQGLGVNAYRFSVAWPRILPAGRGAVNPAGLDFYHRLVDGLLARGVTPWATLYHWDLPQALEDEGGWRVRGAAEAFAEYAAVVAGALGDRVRHFITLNEPWCSAYLGYGIGVHAPGATDLAASFAASHHLLLAHGLAVPLIREQAPGAQVGITLNLHHTYPASDSAADRAAARRGDGFQNRWYLDPLYGRGYPQDMVALLGEASPQARGLVRPGDEALIAAPTDFLGVNMYSRAVMQDAPGEGWLHARQIRPQGSEYTGFDWEVAPDSLTDLLVRLEEDYAPGAIYITENGSTYPDTVSEDGTVHDAERTRYLESHLAAMQAAMTQGAKVRGYFAWSLMDNFEWAEGYDKRFGIVHVDFGTQARTLKQSGRWYRDFLARTRETVGV, from the coding sequence ATGAGCAACCGCACCCCTGATCCTCTTCGTTTTCCGGCCCGTTTGACCTGGGGCGTGGCCACCAGCTCGTATCAGATTGAAGGCGCTGCCCGTGAGGACGGCCGGGGCCCCAGCATCTGGGACACCTTCTGCGCTGCGCCCGGCAAGGTGCGTGGCGGCAACACCGGCGACGTGGCCTGCGATCATTACCACCGCCTGGACAAGGACCTGGACCTGATCCAGGGGCTGGGGGTCAACGCCTACCGCTTCAGTGTGGCGTGGCCCCGCATCCTGCCGGCGGGGCGCGGCGCGGTGAACCCGGCCGGGCTGGACTTCTACCACCGGCTGGTGGACGGCCTGCTGGCGCGCGGCGTCACCCCCTGGGCCACCCTGTACCACTGGGACCTGCCGCAGGCCCTGGAAGACGAGGGCGGCTGGCGGGTACGCGGCGCAGCCGAGGCTTTTGCCGAATACGCCGCCGTGGTGGCCGGCGCGCTGGGCGACCGGGTGCGGCACTTCATCACGCTCAATGAGCCGTGGTGCTCGGCGTACCTGGGCTACGGCATCGGCGTGCATGCCCCCGGGGCCACCGATCTGGCCGCCAGCTTCGCCGCCTCGCACCACCTGCTGCTGGCGCACGGCTTGGCGGTGCCGCTTATCCGCGAGCAAGCGCCGGGGGCCCAGGTGGGCATCACCCTGAACCTGCACCACACCTATCCGGCCAGCGACAGCGCCGCCGACCGCGCGGCGGCCCGGCGCGGCGACGGCTTTCAGAACCGCTGGTACCTGGACCCGCTGTACGGACGCGGCTACCCGCAGGACATGGTGGCGCTGCTGGGCGAGGCCAGTCCCCAGGCGCGCGGGCTGGTGCGGCCGGGCGATGAGGCGCTGATTGCCGCCCCCACCGACTTCCTGGGTGTGAACATGTACTCCCGCGCGGTCATGCAGGACGCCCCGGGCGAGGGCTGGCTGCACGCCCGCCAGATTCGCCCCCAGGGCAGCGAGTACACCGGCTTTGACTGGGAAGTGGCCCCGGACAGCCTGACCGACCTGCTGGTGCGGCTGGAAGAGGACTACGCGCCCGGCGCCATCTACATCACGGAGAACGGGTCCACGTACCCCGACACGGTCAGCGAGGACGGCACCGTGCATGACGCCGAGCGCACCCGGTACCTGGAAAGCCACCTGGCGGCGATGCAGGCGGCCATGACCCAGGGCGCGAAGGTGCGCGGCTACTTCGCCTGGTCGCTGATGGACAACTTCGAGTGGGCCGAAGGCTACGACAAGCGCTTTGGCATCGTGCATGTGGACTTTGGCACCCAGGCGCGCACCCTGAAACAGTCCGGGCGCTGGTACCGCGACTTCCTGGCCCGAACCCGGGAGACGGTGGGGGTATGA
- a CDS encoding NUDIX domain-containing protein, with amino-acid sequence MSAPRFANLSPGADRVGRACAWIEREDGRVLMVGLAWGGWTLPGGGVHPGETAAQAAVREAWEETGARVEVRGEPFVLRGAHGELAECWPLRLLALDPSPEGRPVAWVNPRSLPWADDVQLRQVLAARGELPAALATPPLVAAAQQEAARLHVEAACSLEVGRLLRTLAASRPGGRVLELGSGVGVGAAWLLAGMDAAARLLTVEADPLRAETAWAVLAPDPRAEVLHGEWAGALERGPFDLIFADCAAAKGEGEALNLLVVALKPGGLLVMDDFSPPVRLSEVLHSGDPLRDALFGHPQLICTELEVSRRERVVLGVKRA; translated from the coding sequence ATGAGCGCGCCCCGGTTTGCCAACCTCTCGCCCGGGGCCGACCGGGTGGGCCGCGCCTGCGCCTGGATTGAGCGAGAAGACGGCCGGGTGCTGATGGTGGGCCTGGCGTGGGGGGGCTGGACCCTGCCGGGGGGCGGGGTTCACCCGGGCGAAACAGCGGCGCAGGCGGCCGTGCGCGAAGCCTGGGAGGAAACTGGGGCGCGGGTGGAGGTGAGGGGTGAGCCGTTCGTCCTGCGCGGCGCCCATGGCGAACTGGCTGAATGCTGGCCCCTGCGCCTGCTGGCCCTGGACCCCAGCCCCGAGGGCCGCCCGGTGGCCTGGGTCAATCCCCGGTCCCTGCCCTGGGCCGACGACGTGCAACTGCGGCAGGTGCTGGCCGCGCGGGGCGAGCTGCCCGCTGCGCTGGCCACGCCGCCACTGGTGGCCGCTGCCCAGCAGGAAGCGGCGCGGCTACACGTTGAGGCGGCGTGTTCGCTGGAGGTGGGCCGCCTGCTGCGCACCCTGGCCGCCAGCCGGCCCGGCGGGCGGGTGCTGGAACTGGGCAGTGGGGTGGGTGTGGGGGCCGCATGGCTGCTGGCTGGCATGGACGCGGCGGCCCGGCTGTTGACGGTGGAAGCCGACCCTCTGCGCGCCGAAACCGCCTGGGCAGTCCTGGCCCCCGACCCGCGCGCCGAGGTGCTGCACGGCGAGTGGGCCGGCGCGCTGGAACGTGGCCCCTTTGACCTGATCTTTGCCGACTGCGCTGCGGCCAAAGGCGAGGGCGAGGCGCTGAACCTTCTGGTGGTGGCCCTGAAGCCCGGTGGGCTGCTGGTGATGGACGATTTCAGCCCGCCGGTGCGTCTGTCTGAAGTGCTGCACAGCGGCGACCCTTTGCGGGACGCCCTCTTTGGCCACCCGCAGCTGATCTGCACCGAACTTGAGGTGAGCCGCCGCGAGCGCGTGGTGCTGGGGGTGAAGCGGGCGTGA
- a CDS encoding nucleoside deaminase, whose product MKGGQEAGRGAQETDTAHAAGWHAALAEAWTAYLHGSYPIGAVIVDTGGQVLARGRNRLGEERQVDGVISGHDLAHAEINALLNLPGTPRPECHGWTLLTTVEPCPQCAGAMAMSGLRAVAYAAPDPWGGCTRLLTDDPYVRNKGIRVGRAPQAVQRLALRLMVHAIVEEQPGKRGAVLRSFAGAHPDDVTVAEALYTTGTLLALRDRRAPLTEALAVLA is encoded by the coding sequence GTGAAGGGGGGGCAGGAAGCGGGCCGCGGGGCGCAGGAGACGGATACGGCGCACGCCGCAGGCTGGCACGCCGCCCTTGCCGAAGCCTGGACCGCTTACCTGCACGGCTCGTACCCCATTGGGGCGGTGATTGTGGACACCGGGGGGCAGGTGCTGGCACGGGGGCGCAACCGGCTGGGCGAGGAACGGCAGGTGGATGGAGTGATCAGCGGGCATGACCTGGCGCACGCCGAGATCAATGCGCTGCTGAACCTGCCGGGCACGCCGCGCCCCGAGTGCCACGGCTGGACCCTGCTGACCACCGTGGAGCCCTGCCCGCAGTGCGCCGGGGCGATGGCCATGAGCGGCCTGCGCGCCGTGGCCTACGCCGCACCCGATCCCTGGGGGGGCTGCACCCGCCTGCTGACCGACGACCCCTACGTGAGGAACAAAGGCATCCGGGTGGGCCGGGCCCCCCAGGCGGTGCAGCGTCTGGCCCTGCGGCTGATGGTGCACGCCATCGTGGAGGAGCAGCCGGGCAAACGCGGCGCAGTGCTGCGGAGCTTTGCTGGGGCCCATCCCGACGACGTGACGGTCGCCGAGGCGCTGTACACCACAGGCACGCTCCTGGCCCTGCGCGACCGCCGCGCGCCGCTGACCGAGGCCCTGGCGGTGCTGGCATGA
- a CDS encoding ABC transporter substrate-binding protein — protein MKKGLVSALAAALLLGQASAQEKVTLTVAVFPSLDSSIKAILPAWQKKYPNVTINMQAQQYADHHNAMTTALATGQGLPDVMAIEVGYVAKFAEGQGLEDLNKAPYNAAASKKLFTPFTIAQATSSDGRFIAMPTDIGPGTFFYRKDVLDKAGVNPVNMQRSWESYIAAGKTIKAKTGAYLVNTAASVYGIIIRTNLKSGEGIYFDKANNLLVGPDNARFVRAFTLSKQIRDAGLDAKVGEWTNEWYDAFKKGTVATQFSGAWLQGALQNWMAPETKGLWRVQNLPERSFASWGGTFYGIPSKARNKQWAWEFIKFMTMNQSSQIAAFEDNGAFPALVAAQKNKVFSDPVDFLGGQKARVLWRDAAAKTQPIDVNKYDSVADQIVQTELTNVLEKGKDIKQALSDARAQILRRAR, from the coding sequence ATGAAGAAAGGTCTCGTGTCCGCTCTCGCCGCCGCCCTGCTGCTGGGTCAGGCGAGCGCCCAGGAAAAGGTCACCCTGACGGTGGCGGTCTTTCCCAGCCTGGACAGCTCGATCAAGGCGATTTTGCCCGCGTGGCAGAAGAAATACCCCAATGTAACCATCAACATGCAGGCGCAGCAGTACGCCGACCACCACAACGCCATGACTACCGCGCTGGCCACTGGCCAGGGCCTGCCGGACGTGATGGCCATTGAGGTGGGCTACGTGGCCAAATTTGCCGAGGGGCAGGGCCTGGAGGACCTGAACAAGGCGCCCTACAACGCCGCCGCCTCCAAGAAGCTGTTCACGCCCTTTACGATTGCGCAGGCCACCAGCAGCGACGGGCGCTTTATCGCCATGCCCACCGACATTGGCCCCGGCACCTTCTTCTACCGCAAGGACGTGCTGGACAAGGCGGGCGTGAACCCGGTGAATATGCAGCGCTCCTGGGAATCCTACATTGCCGCCGGCAAGACCATCAAGGCCAAGACCGGCGCGTACCTCGTGAACACGGCGGCCTCGGTATACGGGATCATCATCCGCACGAACCTGAAAAGCGGCGAAGGCATTTACTTCGACAAGGCCAACAACCTGCTGGTGGGCCCGGACAATGCCCGGTTCGTGCGCGCCTTTACCCTCAGCAAGCAGATCCGGGACGCGGGGCTGGACGCCAAGGTGGGCGAGTGGACCAACGAGTGGTACGACGCCTTTAAAAAGGGCACGGTGGCCACGCAGTTTTCCGGCGCGTGGCTGCAGGGCGCCCTGCAGAACTGGATGGCCCCGGAAACCAAGGGGCTGTGGCGCGTGCAGAACCTCCCGGAGCGCTCCTTTGCCTCGTGGGGCGGCACCTTCTACGGCATTCCCAGCAAGGCCAGAAATAAGCAGTGGGCCTGGGAGTTCATCAAGTTCATGACCATGAACCAGAGTTCGCAGATCGCGGCCTTCGAGGACAACGGCGCCTTCCCGGCGCTGGTGGCGGCCCAGAAGAACAAGGTGTTCAGTGATCCGGTGGACTTCCTGGGCGGCCAGAAGGCGCGCGTGCTGTGGCGCGACGCCGCCGCCAAGACCCAGCCCATTGACGTGAACAAGTACGACTCGGTGGCAGACCAGATCGTGCAGACCGAGCTGACCAACGTGCTGGAAAAGGGCAAGGACATCAAGCAGGCCCTTTCGGACGCCCGCGCCCAGATTCTGCGCCGCGCCCGGTAA
- a CDS encoding LacI family DNA-binding transcriptional regulator produces MLEPVTLAQVAREAGVSPSTVSRILNGTANVAPDKRVRVEAVIARLNFRPNPQAQALAGGRSLTIGVVTPSLHSTFYGEALAGIEAALNDTPYHPIVISGQWRTEREQEALNVLLARRVDAVILLGGIVDDEVLRPLAQRVPIIAVGREVQGLGESCIVLDNALGMRLIAQHLLSLGHRQFAYISGAERQSDAMARKAAFLSCLHEAGLTPPPALMEVGHYLEDGGQGAAERLLATGLPFTALVCANDQMALGARLALYRAGRRVPDDVSLTGFDDVVTSRLMTPPLTTVRQAIYDIGVSAAHEALKLLDGQPAQRHVFTPELVVRDSTAPPRRPS; encoded by the coding sequence GTGCTCGAACCAGTGACCCTGGCCCAAGTGGCGCGTGAAGCGGGCGTTTCGCCCAGCACGGTGTCACGCATTCTGAACGGCACCGCCAACGTGGCGCCGGACAAACGGGTGCGGGTGGAAGCGGTGATTGCGCGGCTGAACTTCCGGCCCAACCCGCAGGCGCAGGCGCTGGCGGGGGGGCGCAGCCTCACCATCGGGGTGGTCACGCCCAGTCTGCATTCCACCTTTTACGGCGAGGCGCTGGCCGGCATTGAAGCGGCGCTGAACGACACGCCGTACCATCCCATCGTCATCAGCGGGCAGTGGCGCACCGAACGCGAGCAGGAAGCCCTGAACGTGCTGCTGGCCCGCCGGGTGGACGCCGTGATTCTGCTGGGCGGCATCGTGGACGACGAGGTGCTGCGCCCCCTGGCCCAGCGCGTGCCCATTATCGCCGTGGGCCGCGAGGTGCAGGGGCTGGGCGAAAGCTGCATCGTGCTGGACAACGCCCTGGGCATGCGCCTGATTGCGCAGCACCTGCTCTCGCTGGGGCACCGCCAGTTCGCCTACATCAGCGGGGCCGAGCGCCAGAGTGACGCCATGGCGCGCAAGGCCGCCTTTCTGAGCTGCCTGCACGAGGCGGGCCTGACGCCCCCGCCCGCGCTGATGGAGGTGGGCCACTACCTTGAAGACGGTGGGCAGGGCGCGGCCGAGCGGCTGCTGGCCACGGGCCTGCCCTTCACGGCGCTGGTGTGTGCCAACGACCAGATGGCCCTGGGCGCCCGGCTGGCGCTGTACCGCGCCGGGCGACGCGTGCCCGACGACGTGTCCCTGACCGGCTTTGACGATGTGGTGACCTCCCGCCTGATGACCCCACCCCTGACCACTGTGCGTCAGGCCATCTACGACATTGGCGTGAGTGCCGCGCACGAGGCCCTGAAGTTGCTGGACGGCCAGCCGGCGCAGCGGCACGTGTTTACCCCCGAACTGGTGGTGCGGGACTCCACTGCCCCGCCCCGGAGGCCGTCATGA